A segment of the Caviibacter abscessus genome:
AATAATCTTTGCAGTAACTATTGGAGTAAAATCAACCATTCCTAAATATATTGAAGTAGCATATCCAAGTATCATTGCAATAAGTATTGATATAGTTGAGAAAAATTTTCTAAATAAAAATGAACCAAATATTGCTGTTCCAAGTGTAACTCCAAATACTATTCTACCATTAAGACTTGTTAAATCAGCACCTATTTTTCCACCATTTATTGTAAGTGCAGCTAATTCAAATCCTATTAACGATACTACTGAGCCCATTGCAGCTGGAGGTAGTATTATGTTTATAAAATCAGTTCCAAAATGCTTTATTATATACGATAATATACAACCTATAAGACCTACAACGAAAAAACCACCTAATGCATATTTATAACCATAATCACTATTTCCTATAATCTGTAGTGCAGGTCCTAAAAATGCAAAACTTGAACCAAGATAAGCAGGAGCTTTACCTTTAGTAATGTAGATAAATAATAATGTTCCTATACCATTCATAAATAAAACGATACCCGGATCTATTCCAAATAAAATTGGGACAAGTACTGATGCTCCAAACATAGCGAAAGTATGTTGTAAACTAAGTGGTACTAACCATTTAAACGGTACTTTCTCTTCAATTCCAATAATTCTTTTTTTACTGCTCATAATTCCTCCTAAAAATTATTCAAAAAAAAGACAAGTATAAAACTCGTCTTTATTATTTACTATAAAATCTTTTAATAACATCACCAAATAACGGTTGTGAAACACCAATAGACTTGAACCATTCATCAAGTTTAACTTCATATTCTGAAATCGCATTTTTTTGTGCTTCCCTATCATATTTATCTTTCATTGCAAAAGCCTTAGAACATATTCTAGGTTTTAAAGTTCCTTCTAAAGATTCTTTTGTTGGTACACCTAAAGTTATTCCTACCATTACATATGTATGTTCCGGTAATTCTAATAACTCAGATATTTCTTTTGAAGCTTGCTTTATACCTCCAATAATAGTAGAACCATAACCATATGCCATTGCTGCCATATTCAGTAAATAAACCATTATTCCAGCATCTACAGATGCTATATTCTTAAGTTCAGATTCATTATCCTTTAAACTTAATCCTTTTGAATCTAAATAAGTTGATGCTCTATAAAAATCACCAATAATTGTAATAAATACATCACTATTTTTAACTTGAGCTTGTCCACCAGCTAATTCAGCTATTTTAGCGATTTTTTCTTTATCTGTTGTATATACTAAACTAACTTGTTGTCCATTTACCGAGCTTGGTGCTCTACTTGCCAATTCTAAAATTGCTTTTAAATCTTCTTCTTTTACGTGTTCACCTGTAAATTGTCTTATTGATTTTCTATTTTTTATAGCTTCCAATATATCCATTACTTCCTCCTTATTATAAATTCATTTTTACTATTTTATATATTTTCATCTTCAATGTCAAGTTTTATTTTAAATTATAAAAAAAATCCATAAGTAGCCTTGTTTTTAGCATGTCTACTTATGGAAATTTATTTTTACCAAATATTTACTCTCTTATCTTTCGGCATAAACATTTTATCTCCTTCTTTTACTCCGAAAGTTTCATAGAAATCATCAAGATTTCTTGGTTGAATATTTGCTCTTAATTCTCCAGGTGCATGTACATCTGTTTTAAGTAATAATTCCATATATTGTTGTCTTGCTTTTCTACACCATATTTTAGCAAAATTAATGAAAAATTCTTCTAAATTATATTCTTTATGATTTTTAAGTGCCTCAAGTGAGCAGCTTAATCCTCCTGCATCAGCAATATTTTCTGAAACAGTTAAAGTTCCATTTACCTTATGTCCTGCAAAATCTAATCCGTCAAATTGAGCTATCATATTTTTTGCAAGATTATCAAATGTCTTGTAATCTTCTTCTGTCCACCAGTTATTAATATTTCCATTTTCATCGAATTTACTTCCGTTATTATCAAAAGCATGTGATATTTCATGTCCTATTACTGAACCTATACCACCATAATTTGCACTCTTTGATTGGTCTAAGCTATAAAAAGGTGCTTGAAGTATTGCTGCTGGAAAACAGATTAAATTATCTGTAGGACTATAATAAGCATTTACTGTATTTGAACTCATACCCCATTCTTTTCTATCAACAGGTTTATTCCATTTTGATAATGAGTATTCTGTCATTATTTTTGTAAAAGTCATATTATTTTCAAAAAAGCTTTTTGTTTCATCAACTATTAATTTCTTATAAATATTCTTATATGTATCAGGATATCCAACAAGGATTTCAAGAGATTCTAATTTTTTAATAGCACTTTTTGATGTTTTTTCATTTAACCAAGTATTATTTGCAAGTCTTTTTTTATAAACCTCAATCATACTTGTTACCATATCATAAACATCCTTTTTTGCTTTTTCTCCAAAATGTTTAGTACCATAGTAAACACTTATAACTTGGCTATATACTTTTGTTGCGAAATAATAAGCAAATTTTTCAACTGATAAAATTTTGTCAATTCCTGATAAATATTTACTATAAATGCTGCCAATTTCACGAATTTCTTCTGTAAGGAAATTACTAAATCCAAGTGCTGTTTTTACTATTAACCAAGATTTTAAGATTTCAAAAGTTTCTTTTGTTACAATTTCATTAAAGTGTTCAAAGAAAACAGGCTCTGTTACTATTATTTTTTCTGGGTTTTCTCCAACTAACTCTTTTATTAATGCTTTAAAATCAATTACATTAGAATAGTTTGCTACTTCTTCAAGAGTTCTTGGATTATTCATTTTAACATAATCTGCTGATTCTTCTGAACTTTTAACGTTAGGATAAATTAATGAATCAAATTTTATAGTATCTGATAACAATTTTTCAATTTGTTCTTTGTTATAGTTAAATTTAGATAATAACAATCTTACCATTTCGCTGTATTTGTCAATTAAAACTTTTTCATTTTCAGTACCATAATAAGTTTTATCTGGTAAAATTATTCCTGCTGGATCCAAATAAAGTACATTTCTTGTTGCTTCACTCATATCTGCATATATTGAAAAATTAAATGGTAAAGGTAAATCCATAAGTATAAAATCTTTTAATTTTTTTTGCAATTCCTCATATGAATTAGTATTTTCTATATTTTTAATAATATCAAGTGCAGATCCAACACCATCTAAATCACGTTTTTTTACATCTTTTATAATTTCATAAAATTTTAAAAACTCGTTCATTTGGTCATTATCTGTATTTTTTAATTCATTGAACTCTTTTATTAATTTAGTTTCAATTTCTGTTACTAAATCGTTAAATCCTCCTGTTGATGGTTTATCGTCAGGTATAACTGCTGTTTTTAACCATTCTCCATTTACCGCTTGATATAAATCATCCTTTATTAATTCTCTATTTATACTCATTTATCTTCCTTCCTATTTTTTTATTTTTAATATAACTGCTTTTTTGCCTTTTAATGTTATGTTAAGTTCACCTTCAATACCTATTTTTATCTTATTATTTGATAATAAATCGATCATTTCTTTATTTTTATGATACACATTGAAAGAAACGTTTTGTTCATCGAATGAATTATTTATTATTACTATTATAGATGTATTTTTATCATATCTTTCGTAGGCTATTACATCTTTATCATTATCAAAGAATAGTTCTTTGAATTTTCCATAAACTAAAACTTTATTTTTCTTTCTTATTGATATTATTTTTTTATACCATGCAAAAAGCTCTAAATCAGGCTCTTGCTCATATATTTCTCCCCTATTTATATATGACGGATTTTTTTCATTATCATATAAAAATTCATCCCATAACATAGGTTTTCTACAATAAGGATCTGTTGCTCCCCACATACCTACTTCATCTCCATAATAAAGCATAGGAGCTCCTATGTATGTCATTTGGAACACAGATATTAATTTTAATATTTGTTTAGGTTTAATTTTACTATTTATCCAGTCTATATTCGTATTTGGATGATATATAGAAGCTAGATCTGGTCTTATTCCGTTATATCCTTTTTCAAGTTGCTTACCTTCTTCCATATTTCTACCTAAAGCATCATTTACAATTCTTGAATAAAGTCTATCCGTATCATGTGAACCATTTAAATTTTGCATTGCTTGTAATGCTTGATAAGGGTACCATGTTCTTTTTTCACGAAGCTCATTGAAAAAATCTTGTGCTTTTAATTTATAACAAGTTCCCCATTCTTTTGAATGATTAATAAAATATCCAACAGTAGTTTTTAACCATTCATAATTCATTACTGCATCAAATTTTGTATTATTAACATCTGAACTTGCATTTCCCCATATTTCAGCCGTTATGTATGCATCTTTTTTTGCAGATTTAACTACTTCTCTAAATTCACTCCAAAAATCTTGATTTTCAAGACAATTCGGAACATCAAGTCTAAATCCGTCTATCCCATCATCAAAAGTAAAATCATCGCTTGCAACGCCATCAGGACCATACATCCATTTTCTTACAATATTAAATATATATTCTTTATATTCCACGTTAAATGTGTCAAATTCTGGTAGAGTTTGTACTCCTGCCCAACCAATATATTCCGCGTTATTTTTATTATGTATAAGTGTTTCATAAGCTTTTTTTTCGTCCATATCAGCAGTTATTGGTATGTGATTATTAAATGATAAAAACTTATACCAACTTGCATATGGAGATGTTGGACCTTGTGCTAAAGCTAAATTAAAGCTCCAATGTCTATCACTGCTATGATTAAATACACCATCAAATATTACTCTTATACCATTTTGATGTAGCTCTTTTATTAAATCTACCATTATTAAATCTGATTCTGTCCATACCCAAGTTTTTGGATCTTGTGTTTCAAAATATCCATTTTTACCTTGATTTTCACCACTTAAATTTACTTCTAAAAGTTTTAATTCACTGTTATTTTTTGCTTGTGTCCCCAATACATCTATATATGTTTTGTTATTTTCATTAACATAAACATTATGTTTACTTCCTGATGTTCTTATAGTTCCAAAATCAGGTGAAATATGTCTAAAGTCATTTGCACCATATTTGTGATTTTGATATGAGAAAAATACAGGATTAAGCCAAACAGCATTTACACCCAATTCTTTTAAATAAGGTATTTTTTCTTTTATTCCTTGTATATCTCCTCCATACATACGAGCATACTTAAGACTATAGCTTAAACCTTGTTCTCCTAATTTTTCCCAACTTGTTCTATCACTAAAATCTGAAGTCCATCTGTTTCTATCAAACTTAGATAGTTGGACATTATTAACTCTCCACTTATAGTCTTGTATAAAATTATGTTCATGTAAAATATTTATTCCAAAACTTTCAGGTCCAAACTCATTAAATATTGGATCATTATATACATTAGCATTATAAAATCTTTCAGGAAATATATTATACCATATAGCTTCTTTAGTCCAAGATGGTATGTAAAAAAGTTCCATATCTGAAATTTTATCAACTTTTATTCTATCTATATTACATTTATAGCTTAATTTATCTCCATTAAAATATGCTTTTTGATTTCCATCTTCTAAGATATATATAATACTGAAATCTCCTGTTGAATCATCAAAAACTACATGTCTTTTAAAATAGTCAAATTGATTTGTAGTATCTGATAATCTTTCAAGCTCCATTACTTGCTCAATGCCATCATTTTCAATTATACTTATATATGCTCTTGAAACGTCATTTATTTGTGTTCTTAAAGTAAATTCATATTCAGTATTTGATATTTTATTTATTTTATGTGATATTGCTTTTATTTCAGTATTTTCATCAAAAGCATCATATGAAAATACTCCTGTACCTAATTGACCTTTAGGAAAAAGTTTACCATTTTCTCCAACAATTAATGTTCTGTTGCCCCCGTCTTCCCACATTCCATTTATTATATATTTATATTCATAATATCCGTTTTTTAAATTTAATACTACTTCAGCTTCTGTTTCATTTTTTATTATTACAGGCTCTTCATCCGGTATCCAATTATTAAAACTTCCAGCTATTTCTAATTTTTGTATTTTATTGTTAATATGATTTTTCAAATTAAAATTTAATTTTGTAAACTTTGTTTTAAATAGTTTAAATTCTTTAAAATTTAAATTAATTTCAATTAAAATATCTATGCCATTTTGAAATCCCGTTATCATTCTTGGAATATTTGTTTCATCTAAAAATGCTTCAAAGTTTTTTACAAAAGGTGCTGTATGTGTATACGTAACGTTTTGTCTTTTATTGTCATGTACTATATAAAAAGAATATGCACCTTTTTCAACATTTAACCATTTATATATATCTCTATCATTAATTCCTACAAGATCTACCTTTTTATATGGCTTATTATCTTTTACAATAAAAAGTTCCACTATTTTTCCTCTTCCAAACGTTTTAATATTTTTTTAGTTTCTTCTTCGTAACCAGGTTTTTCAAGAAGTGCAAACATATTTTTCTTGTATGCTTCTACTCCCGGTTGATCAAACGGATTAACTCCATTTAGATATCCTGATATTCCTACTGTTTTTTCAAAGAAATAGAATAAATATCCAAGATTATACGCATCTGCTTTTTCAATAGATACTTCAATATTAGGCACTTGTCCGTCAACATGTGCAAGCATTACTCCTTTAGCTGCCATTTTATTTACATAATCAACAGTTTTTCCTGCTAAAAAGTTTAATCCATCTAAATCTTCATCATCTTTTTCTATAACTATTTCATGTTCAGGACTGTCTATTGATATTACAGTTTCAAACATAGTTCTCTTACCTTCTTGTATTGCTTGACCTATTGAGTGTAAATCTGTTGAAAAGTCAGCAGAAGTTGGATAAATACCTTTAAAATCTTTTCCTTCAGATTCAGCAAATAATTGTTTTAACCATTCTGAGATATAATGAAGTCTTGGTTCATAATTTACAAATATTTCAATTTCTCTACCTTTTCTATATAAAATATTTCTAATTGCAGCATATTGCATAGAAGGATTATTACAAAAATCTTTTTTCATATCATAACTTGCATCTGCTGCACCATTCATTAAAGCATCAATATCTATTCCTGCACAAGCAATAGGCAATAATCCAACTGCTGTTAATACTGAAAATCTTCCTCCAACATTATCAGGTACAACAAATGTTTCATAACCTTTTTGTGTCGCAAGTGTTTTTAAAGCCCCACGTGATTTATCTGTTGTTGCATAAATTCTTTTTGCAGCTTCTTCTTGACCATATTTTTCTTCTAATAATTTTTTAAATATTCTAAATGCAATAGCAGGTTCTGTCGTTGTTCCTGATTTAGAAATTACATTGATTGAAAAATCTTTATCTTTAACTAAATTTATTATATCTGATAAATAATTACCACTAATATTTGTTCCTACAAAGTATATTTCAGGTTTTTCCACTTGGTTGTATCCTGTAGGTTTTATAAATTCAATAGCAGCTCTTGCACCTAAATATGATCCTCCTATACCTATAACTACTAAAGCTTGAGAATCTTTTCTTATTTTTTCAGCTGCTTTTTTTATTCTACTAAATTCTTCTTTACCATAATTTGTAGGTAAATCTATCCAACCTAAAAAATCAAATCCAGCTCCTGTTCCACTTTCCAATATCTCATTTGCTTTTTCTACAAAAGGTTTAATTGCTGTAATTTCACTTTCTTTAATAAAATTTCTTGTATAAGTATAATTTAACTTCATAATGTAATTTCCTTTCAAAATTTATTATTTTAACCCCGCTACAAGTAACACTATATCGTTATATGTAACACCGCTTATTCTATTTGCTTGTCCTACTGTTTTGGGTTTATGATAACTAAGGCTTGATCTTGCAATATTACTTAAACCTTGTATTTTATCATAATTAAAGTTTTCAGGTATTGGTGTATTTTCAAGTTTTTTAAACTTTTCTATCTGTTCTTTTTCTCTTTCTATAAATACCCTATATTTTGCATTTATTTCTATTTGTTCTATTGCTAAAGTATGTAATTTTTTTGTTTCAATAAAATTAGATAAATTATCATAGTTTATTTCTTGTCTTGCTAAAAACTCAAAAGCACTTACTACACCGCTTTGAGATGCTCCTTTTAATATTTTATCTAATTTTTCATTTGTACTTTGACTTGGGTAAATTTTAATTTCTTTTAATCGTGCTATTTCGTCATCAATGTCTTTTGATATTTTTTCTAACTTTTCAATTTCTTCTTTATTTAAAAGACCAATTTTTTTAGAAATTTCAAGAAGTCTTAAAAAAGTATTATCCTGTCTTAAAGTAAGTCTATATTCTGCCCTTGATGGCAATACTCTATAAGGTTCAGGCGTCTTTTTTGTTATAATATCTTCTATTAAAACTCCAATATATCCTTCATTTCTTCTTATTATTATTTCATCTAGACCTTTAATTTTTCTTACTGCATTTACTCCGGCAATAAATCCTTGTGCTGCCGCTTCTTCATATCCACTTGTTCCATTTATAGTTCCAGCGGTATAAAGTCCTTCTACTATTTTTGATTCCATCGTATAATTTAACTGATGTGCTGGAATATAGTCATATTCTATTGCATAACCATATCTTACAATTTTAGCATTTTCAAGCCCTGATATTGTATGTAACATTTTTTCCTGTGCAAATGGTGGCATTGCCGTTGTAAATCCATTTACATATATTTCATCACTTTCAATACTTTCTTGTTCCAAAAAGATTTGATGATCATATTTATCAGGAAAATTCATAACCTTTCTATCTAGAGACGGGCAATGTCTTGGTCCTTTTGTACTTACTATCCCCGTTACTATAGGAGAATACTTAAGTAATTCTTTTGCTACTTCAATAGTTTGTTTTGTAGTATAAGTAAGATATGTTGGCAATGGATTTTCTTCTTTTTGCTGTGTTTCATAAGAAAAATATCTTGGATCTTTTTCTCCATAAAGTTTTGTCATTTTACTAAAATCTATTGATGATTTTAAAAGTCTTGGAGGTGTGGCTGTTTGATATCTATCAAGTTCTATTCCAAGTTTTTGAAGAGATGTCGGTAAATCTACACTTGCAACTTCTCCAACACGACCTGAACTATATTTAACATCTCCAATTATATATTGACCATTTAAAAATGTTCCGGTACAAAGTATAACCGCTTTTGCCATATATTTAACACCAAGTTCATCAACAATTCCATATACTTTATTTTCAGAAACTAAAAGTTCTGATACATTTCCTTGAATTATAGATAGATTTTCCTGATGTTCCAAAACTTCTCTCATTTTTATTCTATACCAATATTTATCTGCTTGAGCTCTAGTTATTCTTGCTGCTAGTCCCTTCGTATGATTTAAGTGTTTCAGCTGTAAATTATATTTATCTATATGCGTTGCCATTTGTCCGCCAAGTATACCAATTTCACTTACTAAATGGCTTTTACCTGGACCGCCTATTGATGGGTTACAGCTCATCATAGCTATAGTATTTAAATAAATACTAAAAAGTGCTGTTTTGGCTCCCAATCTGGCACTTGCAAGGGCAGCCTCAACACCTGCATGTCCTGCTCCTACAACTATTACATCAAATTGTTCCATTATTTCTCCTAAATTAATAAAATCACATTTATTCTACTACTTTTAAAAGTAAAAATCAATTTTATTTACATTTATCTATAAACTTATTCATTTTCTAATTTTTCTTCAATGATGTTTATAATTTCTAATCCTTTTTTAGTAATAATATACTTTCCTTTTATTGATTTATATACACCAATACAATCATTTAATTTTAATTCTTTAATAATTCCATTTGCTTTCATTTTTGAAATATGTAACATATCTGCAATTTCTTGTTGTGATAATGGAATATATTTGTCTTTTTTTACTTGTATTTGATTATCATATAGAAATTTTAATAATCTGTATTTGTCATTGGTAAACATAACTAAATTATACATAAAAATCTCCTTTTTTATTTTCATTATATCAACATAATATCTAATTATCAACAACTTTTATGGTGTATATATTTGTTATAAAAAAATATAAAAAATTCATAATTATTTTGTATTTTCACGCTTATTCATTGATTTTCAGTGTATAGCGTGCAAAATTGAAATTTACTTTATAAGTATGATAAAATACTACAAACTAACATAGAAAGTGAGTTGTTAAAATGAAAAAAACATTATTATTATTGTCTACTATATTAATTACTTTTGCATCTTTTGCAAATATACAAACAGGAAGACCTAATGTTAAAATTTCAGGTTCTCTTGGACTGTCTTCACTTCTTGGAGTTGATGCTTCTATAGGAATACAACCTGAATGGACTGCAAAATTTAGTAATGATTGGGAAATAGGATTTGGTCCTGTTTTTGATATTAATGCAGGTTATTATGGTTCCATTCATTTTGCATCTGTTGGTGCAGGAGTTACTTTAAGATTTGATGCTAAGAAAAAATTAAATTATAATAAAAAGATTTATTTTGGAGCTGAAGGAGGACTTAAGTTTCAAAAAGATTTTTATTTAACTAACAATGGAACTAACGGAAAACTACCTACAACAAGTGGAATATTTAAGATAAATACAGGTGTTGAATACAGAAACGGATTTTATATTGGTGGTTTCCTAGGATATGGTAAAGGAAATATAGGGTTAGAATTAGGATATAGAACTCGTTAATAATAAGTAAAAAGAGTTACCTCCTAAAAATAAAGGAGAGTAACTCTTTTTTATTAATTTACTTTTTTAATAACTAAAGTTGAAATAGGACTGATTTTAATTTTTGAATTTTTAACATTTATCTTTTCAATTCCATTTGCATTTGCTTTATTATCTTTAACAAGAACTATATATTTACCATTTTCTATATTTATCTCTTTTTCATTAAAGCTTGCATTATGTATTACATATATATTATTTTTATCATCACTTAATCTATATGCTACAACTTGATCTTGTGCAACTATAGTTTTAAATACTTTATTTATTTTCTTATAATCGCTTAAATTAAACAAATCATAATCTTTTCTAATTGCAATAAGTTCTTTTATATACTCAACTATATCGTTATTTTCTTTTGCTCTATTCCAATCAAGTTTATTTATTTCATCAGAAGCATTATATGAATTTTCATTTCCTTGTTTAGTTCTTGCAAACTCTTGACCTGCATGTATAAATGGTATTCCTTCAGAAAGAAGTACTATACTTGAAGCAAGTTTATGTCTTTTAATTCTTACTTGAACACTTTCATCAGAATTTGTTTTTTCAAGTTGATCCCATAAAGTTAAATTATCATGTGCTTCAACATATTGTATAAGCTGATTAGCTGATATATATGTTTTTATACCTTCTCCACCTTTAATATTATTTAACACTCTTTGTTCAAGATTTTTTTCTCCACTTGCAAATCCTTTTCCTATTTTACCAAAAGTTGAACCCTTAACCGCATCTCTTATGTCATCATTAAAGAATGCAATATTGTCAAGTTTATTTGCGTTATATTGTGCAGCTTTTTCTTCTTTAGGTAAAGTTCCCATATCCCAACCTTCTCCAAGAATTATGATATTAGGATTAATTTTTAATAGTTCATCTCTTACAGTTTTCATAGTTTCAACATCAAGAATACCCATTAAATCAAATCTAAATCCATCTAAATTATATGTGCTTGCCCAATATTTAACACTATCAACTATAAATTTTCTTGCCATTGCTCTTTCACTTGCAACATCATTTCCTACACCTGTTCCATTAGTTAATGTACCATCTTCATTATGTCTAAAGAAATAATTAGGAACTATTTTGTCAAAGCTATGTTCTCCTACACTAAACACATGATTATATACAACATCCATTATTACAGCAATATTATTTTTATGTAACTCATCTACTAATTGTTGTAACTCTTTAATTCTTGTATTAGGGTTATTAGGATTTGTACTGTAGCTTCCCTCAGGTGTATTATAGTTTACAGGATCATATCCCCAGTTATATTTTTCAAATTGATTATTTTCATCAACAGAATACTTACTAAAATCATAGATAGGTAAAAGTTGAACATGAGTTACACCTAAAGATTTAATATAGTCTAAACCTGTTATTTGACCATCTTTTGTTTTAGTTCCTTTTTCTGTAAGACCTAAAAATTTACCTTTATTTTTTATGCCACTATCACTATAGCTTGATAAATCTCTTACATGTAGTTCATAAATTATAGGGTTTTTAGAAGAAGTAAATTTAATATCACTTGGTTTTGGATTTACAACAACTGAGTGTTCTCCATTAACTGTTGTTGATTTTGCATAAGGATCTACTGCTATATTTGATTTTTCACCAAAATATACTTCGTAGTTATATATAGTTCCTAATTGATTTTCATCAAGAGTTACACTATATACACCTTTTTCTTCTTTTTTCATACTAATTGTATTTTTAACTTTTTTGTCATTTCCATAAATTAATAAATTTACTTTTGTAGCAGTTGGAGCCCATACTTTAAATGTTGTACTGTTTTCAGTATACATTGCTCCCAATTCCTTATCATATGAAAACTTTTCGTCAAATGATTTACTTTCTACTACACGTCCTAAAATTACTTTTTTAGTGCCAAAATTTTCTAATTTTACAGTTAAATTCTCAAATAAATCTAATTCTTTTGCAAAAACTACTTTAATTTTATTTGTTTGAATGTTATTACCTTTTACAACTGTTACACTTTTTATTTTTTTATTTCCAACTTTAATTTGTTTAGGTAAACTAAATGGTTTATTTGTTTCAATTGTTATACTGTTTAAATCATCTATTGTAGCACTAAGAATTTCATTTTTCTTATCAGCTTTTTCTTTTGAATAATAAACTGTTTTATCATCTTGGTTTATATAAACTGTTGCATGTCCTTTATCATCAAATTTAGTAATAACTCTAGTATCTAAATCTGAAATTATCTTCTTTTTATTTATAGAAAAAATTGAAAATTCTAATTTTTGTAAATCTTTTCCACTAATTTCAACTTCTGCTTTTGCATAATCTTTAACTTTTTTAAAGTTAAATACTTTCTTACTTCCTGTAATTTTAAGTTTTAAATTACTATAATCTTTTTTATATCTTTTATAAATAACAACTGCACTTAATTTATCATAACTTTTAGGTTTAGCATCAGGATTTTCATAATAAGTTTTAGGATCTTTTGATTTTAACCATACCTCTGCTACTCCATTTTCTACTTTTATATATCTATCAGCAGTCTTACTGCTCCAATCAGGAGTTCTTACTATATATCCAACTTCTTTATAATTACCATCTAATACTATTTCAGAAATTAATCCAAAACTGTCTACATCATCAAACTTGTATTCTTTACCATCCAGACCTTTAGGCCATATCCATAAATCCCAATTTTTATCTTCAGATTTTTGATAATGGATTAATAACTTTGTCTTATCTTTTTCAGGTTTTAATACTC
Coding sequences within it:
- a CDS encoding glucose-6-phosphate isomerase, coding for MKLNYTYTRNFIKESEITAIKPFVEKANEILESGTGAGFDFLGWIDLPTNYGKEEFSRIKKAAEKIRKDSQALVVIGIGGSYLGARAAIEFIKPTGYNQVEKPEIYFVGTNISGNYLSDIINLVKDKDFSINVISKSGTTTEPAIAFRIFKKLLEEKYGQEEAAKRIYATTDKSRGALKTLATQKGYETFVVPDNVGGRFSVLTAVGLLPIACAGIDIDALMNGAADASYDMKKDFCNNPSMQYAAIRNILYRKGREIEIFVNYEPRLHYISEWLKQLFAESEGKDFKGIYPTSADFSTDLHSIGQAIQEGKRTMFETVISIDSPEHEIVIEKDDEDLDGLNFLAGKTVDYVNKMAAKGVMLAHVDGQVPNIEVSIEKADAYNLGYLFYFFEKTVGISGYLNGVNPFDQPGVEAYKKNMFALLEKPGYEEETKKILKRLEEEK
- the mnmG gene encoding tRNA uridine-5-carboxymethylaminomethyl(34) synthesis enzyme MnmG, whose amino-acid sequence is MEQFDVIVVGAGHAGVEAALASARLGAKTALFSIYLNTIAMMSCNPSIGGPGKSHLVSEIGILGGQMATHIDKYNLQLKHLNHTKGLAARITRAQADKYWYRIKMREVLEHQENLSIIQGNVSELLVSENKVYGIVDELGVKYMAKAVILCTGTFLNGQYIIGDVKYSSGRVGEVASVDLPTSLQKLGIELDRYQTATPPRLLKSSIDFSKMTKLYGEKDPRYFSYETQQKEENPLPTYLTYTTKQTIEVAKELLKYSPIVTGIVSTKGPRHCPSLDRKVMNFPDKYDHQIFLEQESIESDEIYVNGFTTAMPPFAQEKMLHTISGLENAKIVRYGYAIEYDYIPAHQLNYTMESKIVEGLYTAGTINGTSGYEEAAAQGFIAGVNAVRKIKGLDEIIIRRNEGYIGVLIEDIITKKTPEPYRVLPSRAEYRLTLRQDNTFLRLLEISKKIGLLNKEEIEKLEKISKDIDDEIARLKEIKIYPSQSTNEKLDKILKGASQSGVVSAFEFLARQEINYDNLSNFIETKKLHTLAIEQIEINAKYRVFIEREKEQIEKFKKLENTPIPENFNYDKIQGLSNIARSSLSYHKPKTVGQANRISGVTYNDIVLLVAGLK
- a CDS encoding cyclic nucleotide-binding domain-containing protein, with the translated sequence MYNLVMFTNDKYRLLKFLYDNQIQVKKDKYIPLSQQEIADMLHISKMKANGIIKELKLNDCIGVYKSIKGKYIITKKGLEIINIIEEKLENE
- the pulA gene encoding type I pullulanase, with the protein product MEKLSNYYTKLIVLILISIFSIFTYSKQEIPENKTKIIVHYQKSEDKNWDLWIWPKDMGGKEYKFTKKDKFGEVAEIELDGRFDKVGFIVRIPDWSKKDVDKDRYIDVKDGFAEVWLKSGDEKVYTTNIDRVLKPEKDKTKLLIHYQKSEDKNWDLWIWPKGLDGKEYKFDDVDSFGLISEIVLDGNYKEVGYIVRTPDWSSKTADRYIKVENGVAEVWLKSKDPKTYYENPDAKPKSYDKLSAVVIYKRYKKDYSNLKLKITGSKKVFNFKKVKDYAKAEVEISGKDLQKLEFSIFSINKKKIISDLDTRVITKFDDKGHATVYINQDDKTVYYSKEKADKKNEILSATIDDLNSITIETNKPFSLPKQIKVGNKKIKSVTVVKGNNIQTNKIKVVFAKELDLFENLTVKLENFGTKKVILGRVVESKSFDEKFSYDKELGAMYTENSTTFKVWAPTATKVNLLIYGNDKKVKNTISMKKEEKGVYSVTLDENQLGTIYNYEVYFGEKSNIAVDPYAKSTTVNGEHSVVVNPKPSDIKFTSSKNPIIYELHVRDLSSYSDSGIKNKGKFLGLTEKGTKTKDGQITGLDYIKSLGVTHVQLLPIYDFSKYSVDENNQFEKYNWGYDPVNYNTPEGSYSTNPNNPNTRIKELQQLVDELHKNNIAVIMDVVYNHVFSVGEHSFDKIVPNYFFRHNEDGTLTNGTGVGNDVASERAMARKFIVDSVKYWASTYNLDGFRFDLMGILDVETMKTVRDELLKINPNIIILGEGWDMGTLPKEEKAAQYNANKLDNIAFFNDDIRDAVKGSTFGKIGKGFASGEKNLEQRVLNNIKGGEGIKTYISANQLIQYVEAHDNLTLWDQLEKTNSDESVQVRIKRHKLASSIVLLSEGIPFIHAGQEFARTKQGNENSYNASDEINKLDWNRAKENNDIVEYIKELIAIRKDYDLFNLSDYKKINKVFKTIVAQDQVVAYRLSDDKNNIYVIHNASFNEKEINIENGKYIVLVKDNKANANGIEKINVKNSKIKISPISTLVIKKVN